GGGCCGTTTCCGTGCTGTACCAACTTTCAATGAAGGTGCCAAATGCCATGGCCACGGCAAATACAATAAATAAGACTGACATTAAACGGGTAGAAAAGAAAATTTTCTTTAACAAATCTGTCATGTAGAAAGACAATGGTTTTCAGCTTGCAAAAATACGGCCTTTTACACTTTCTAAGAAGTATAAATATTCTTAATACGTAATCTAAAATGTTAATTTTGAATTTAAATGGCTACAATCATTTCTTTGTATTTTCGCTGAATGATGTCGGTAATCATTTTAGGAACCGGGAATGTAGCCCAAAATCTTTTTGAAGCACTGCTTCTTAATCCTGAAATTAACATGTTGAAGGTTGTTGGGAGGACTCATGATTCCTTATCTTATTTTATGGAAAGAACCAAGGTCTCGACCGATTACAATGACTTACCAAAAGCAGATATCTATATTCTTGCAGTGAAGGATGATGCCATTAAGGAGGTATCCGATAAAATTAATGTATCCGGTTTAGTGGTCCACACCTCTGGAAGCGTTCCTATAGATGCTTTACAAAAACATGAAAGAAGAGGTGTTTTTTATCCCCTACAGACCTTTACGGCCGGTAAAACTATTGATTTTGAATATATTCCGTTATGTCTTGAGGCAAAGGAAGATAAGGATCTTCAGCTTTTGAAAAGCTTAGGAAATAAAATCAGTTCCAATGTGCAAGAAATAGATTCGGAAAAAAGAAAAATACTGCATGTAGCCGCAGTTTTCGTCAATAATTTCACCAACTACATGTATACCATTGGTGAGGCTATCTGTGAAGAAAATCAATTGGATTTTTCAATATTACAACCCCTTATTACGGAAACTGCTCTTAAAATAGAACACCTTTCCCCGTTGGAAGCCCAGACCGGACCGGCCAAAAGAAATGATCTTGAAACACTACATGCGCATCTGCAACTATTGAAAAACGAAAAACAAAGAGCGATATATAAATTATTAAGCAACGCCATAAAAGCGGAGAACGAAATATGAAGAAAAGCTATAAAGAATATCTAAAGAATATTACCACTTTTATTTTTGATGTTGACGGAGTGTTGACCGACGGATCCGTCCTGGTAACTACAGAAGGGGAAATGTTGCGAAAAATGAGTGTTAAGGATGGTTATGCCTTAAAAGTTGCCATAACAAAAGGATATAATATTTGCATCATTACCGGTGGCACCAATGAAGGGGTAAAAAAACGATTACAGGGTTTGGGCATAACCGATTTTTACATGGGCTCGCACCATAAAGTAGAGGCTTTGGAAGAATACTTGGACATATACGGAATTGACCCTGTAAATGTACTCTATATGGGTGACGATATCCCGGACATACCCGCCCTGAAGGAAGTTGGGGTAGCCTCGTGTCCACATAACGCAGTACCCGAGGTTAGGGCCATTTGTGATTATATTTCTCATATAAATGGTGGTTCTGGATGTGCTAGGGACGTTATAGAACAGGTTTTAAAAGTTCGCGGGGATTGGATGGATAATTTTAGTGCGGCGAACGATTGATCATGTTAAAAGAACTGCTTAAAGACTACAGATTGATTTTGGCCTCTGGCTCCCCGAGAAGAAAACAGTTTTTTGAGGAAATGGGCTTGAACTTTGAAATTCGACTAAGACCAGTTGAAGAAGTCTATCCCTCAAACCTTAAAGGTTCTGAAATATCGGATTATCTATCCAAACTAAAGGCATCGGCATTCGAGGGACAACTTAAGCCTATGGAAATTTTGATTACTTCGGATACGGTTGTCTGGTACAACGATACTTCATTGGCAAAAGCTTCGGATGCCAATGAAGCTTTTGAAATGATATCGCAACTTTCCGGTGATTGGCACGAGGTAATTACCTCGGTATGCTTTACTACAACGGAAAGGCAATCGGTTAAAAACAGTATCACCAAAGTCAAGTTTAAAGATTTGACCGATGCGGAAATAAATTATTACATAAAAAATTACCAGCCATTTGATAAAGCTGGGGCATACGGGATCCAGGAATGGATAGGACTTATCGGCATTGAACAAATACAAGGTTCCTATACCAACGTAGTAGGATTACCCACCCAAATGGTATATGAAACGCTTCAAGATATGGTCGACAAGTAGTTTTTGTTTAACTTTAAAAAAAGTCCTGTTATGTTCAAAAAGTGGTTGGCCTTAGAAGCATCAATAATTTTTTTGGCAATACTATTTACTGGCTTGGAATCCTGTAAACCAAAGAATGACCTTGAAAACAAGGAGGAAACCAAAGTCGATAAGACAAACGCCGAAATGCCCAAAAAGAAATTGTCCCAAGAATTCAAGGACTATTGGTATTCCGGAACCGCAGAAATCACCTCATATAAATTGGAACAGGCCAGATATGGTGAAATACGGGAAGGAAAGGCCGTAATGATTTATGTTACCGAACCTTTCCTAAAGGATAAACAGGTAAAGGCGGACAATAGCAATCCAGATAACATCCCGGTCCTAAAGCTAAATGCCACTAAGAAATACTTAACTGGAATCTACCCCTACTCCATCATGACCAGTACTTTTTATCCTATATACTATAATCAGCATGCCATAAAAGTTTCCTTTTCCGCACAGGAATGGTGCGGCCATGTGTACGCTCAATTGAACAATAGGGACAATTTTGAAGTTCAGTCCCATTCCTATTTTGAATCCGAGGCTGATCAAGACCTTGTATTGGAAAAGGCCATTTTGGAAAACGAACTTTGGAATAAAATAAGAATAAGCCCAGAGGACCTACCACAAGGTTCTTTAATGATAATTCCATCCTTGGAGTTTACAAGGTTAAGACATAAGGAACTTAAGGCATACAGCGCTAATGCTGAACTAAAAAAGAATGAAGAGGTTTATACATACGAAATCAATTATCCTGAATTGGAGAGAACCTTGACCATCAACTTCAGTGCATCGTTTCCCTATACTATAGATAGCTGGACTGAAACATTTCCAAGCGGTTTTGGTTCAAATGCACAATTGCTTACCTCAAAGGCCACAAAAATAAAATCCATAAATACCCCATATTGGCAACAAAATGGTAATAAGGATTTATATTTGCGGGATAGTTTAGGCTTATAATTTATGGAAGGATTTATTGCAGATCACAAGAGTAGCCTCTTGTTTAGTCTTATACTTTTTATTTTAATCGTTTCTCTTAAAATTATTTTTACCTCAATTGTTAGAAAGGTTGGCAAATTGGGTGATTTTAACCCTGTAAGAACCAATTTAATTATAAAATACATCAATATTGTCCTTACCATTATTTCCATTATAACCCTTACATTCATATGGGGAGTCAATTATAGGGACTTGGGGGTTTTATTGTCGTCGGTTTTTGCTGTAATTGGCGTGGCCCTATTTGCCCAATGGTCCATTTTAAGTAATATTACTGCTGGGGTAATTATATTCTTTTCTTTTCCCTTCAAAATTGGAAATACCATTAGAATTTTGGACAAGGACATCCTAGATTCCGATAATCCGGAAAGGGATGTATTCGTAATAGAGGATATAAAGGCTTTTCATCTTCATTTAAGAAGTTCCAAAGGAGAAATTATTACCTATCCCAATAATATGGTTTTACAAAAAGGTGTTGTAATTATTTCCACCTATAAAGATGATGAAATTGATGCCGATAAGGAAAACATCTAGTCTGTTAAAGAAGTCGTAAAAACCAGTCTTGGGGATGCAATCTTGTTATCTTTGGACTAGACCAAAAACCAATCTCATGCGCCGTATTGCCATTTTTTTCTTTTTGTGCATTCTATTAGGAAATCCTTTATCTGCCCAAGCCCCAAAAAATCATAGTCCGGCAGATATATACCACGAGATACAGAAACTTAATTTTCTTGGTACCGCATTGTATATTGCGGCCCACCCAGACGATGAAAATACGCGGTTAATATCATATCTGTCCAATAATGTGCACGCCAGGACCGGATACCTCTCTATGACCAGGGGTGATGGCGGTCAAAACTTAATAGGTCCAGAATTAAGGGAATTATTGGGTGTTTTAAGAACTCAGGAATTATTGGCCGCCAGAAGAGTCGATGGAGGTGAGCAAATGTTCACAAGGGCCGTTGATTTTGGATACTCTAAAAATCCAAAGGAGACTTTGGAAATTTGGGATAAGGATATGGTTTTGGGAGACGTAGTCACTGCTATACGAAAATTCAAACCGGATGTAATCGTGAATCGATTTGACCATAGAAGTCCGGGAACCACGCATGGACATCACACTTCTTCGGCCATGCTAAGTGTGGAAGCTTTTGATTTGGCCAACGACCCTACCGCTTTTTCCGATCGATTGGAAAATACGGAAACATGGCAGCCTAAACGATTATTTTTTAATACCTCATGGTGGTTCTACGGAAGTCAAGAAAAGTTTGAAAAAGCGGACAAATCCAGACTTTTGAATGTGGACATAGGCACCTACTACCCCATGTTGGGCATGTCCAATAATGAAATAGCTTCCCTCGCTAGCAGTCAACACCTTTGCCAAGGTTTTGGCAGACTTAGTTCTCGAGGTTCTGAAGAAGAATATCTAGAGTTGTTAAAAGGTGATATGCCCAAAAACAAAGAGAACCTTTTTGAAGGTATCAATACCTCTTGGACACGAGTTGAGGGGGGAGATAAAATCGGTGCAATTCTAAATAAGGTGGAAGCTGAATTTAATTTCAAAGATCCATCAGTACATTTGGCAGATTTGGTAAAGGCATACCAACTCTTACAAGGTATTGGTGATGAACATTGGAAGGAACTAAAATCCAAAGAGCTTAAAGCTATTATCGAGGAAGTGGCGGGACTGCATCTGGAGGCCTTTACTACACAAGGATATTCCAACCCAGGAGAATCCATAGTAATAAACCTAGAAGCTATTAATAGAAGTAACAAAAAAATCAATCTGGAATCAGTAGCAATAAATGGAGAAACGAAATTGAGTGAGCCCATTGATTTAAAGGATAACGAATTGTTCCGGAAAGAACTAAAAATCACTATTCCAAAATCCGCTGACTATACTGGCCCATATTGGTTGATGGAAAAGGGAACATTGGGTACTTATAGCGTAACCAATATGGAATTGATAGGCAAGCCCGAAACACCAAGGGCCTTTAAGGCCACTTTTAATTTAAAGCTTGAGGGCGTCTCCATACCAATTGACAAGACCGTGTCCTACAAATATGGCAGACCGGACAAAGGTGAAATTTATCAGCCTTTTGAGATTGTCCCTAAGGCAACCTCCCAATTGCAGGACAAAGTGATTATTTTTTCAAATAATACCTCAAAGCAAATACCTGTAACCGTAAAATCCCACAAGGATAATGTCACAGGTAGTGTATCCTTAAAAGTGGGACAAGACTGGATTTTGGATACCCCTTCCCAAACATTTAGCATTGAAAAGAATGGTGACGAACAAACGCTGATATTTACCTTAACTCCACCATCTTCAGAAAATGAAACATCTTTAACTTCCGTGGTGCATATAGATGGAGAGGACATTTCCAAGGAAATGGTAACCATTGCATACGATCACATTCCCACACAAACGGTTTTGATGCCATCGGAAGCCAAAGTAGTACGCTTAAATATTCATAAAGCAGGGCAAAATATTGGTTATATAATGGGCGCCGGGGATGACGTGCCCACGAGTTTAGAGCAAATTGGATATACTGTCCATACCATCGACCCCTTGGATATCACTGAAAACTCTCTCGATAAATACGACGCCGTGGTTCTTGGAATTAGAGCTTACAATGTGGTGAACGAACTAAGTTTTAAACAAAAATATATCCTAGATTACGCAAAACAAGGTGGTACGGTTATTGTGCAATATAATACGGCGGGAAGATGGGCTGATCAGTTCGAAAATATTGCACCTTATGAACTTCAAATTTCCAGAGATCGTGTAACCAATGAAAATTCCGAAGTCAAAATTATAGCGCAGGACCATGATTTGGTAAATTATCCCAATAAAAT
This window of the Maribacter cobaltidurans genome carries:
- a CDS encoding Rossmann-like and DUF2520 domain-containing protein, encoding MMSVIILGTGNVAQNLFEALLLNPEINMLKVVGRTHDSLSYFMERTKVSTDYNDLPKADIYILAVKDDAIKEVSDKINVSGLVVHTSGSVPIDALQKHERRGVFYPLQTFTAGKTIDFEYIPLCLEAKEDKDLQLLKSLGNKISSNVQEIDSEKRKILHVAAVFVNNFTNYMYTIGEAICEENQLDFSILQPLITETALKIEHLSPLEAQTGPAKRNDLETLHAHLQLLKNEKQRAIYKLLSNAIKAENEI
- a CDS encoding KdsC family phosphatase; its protein translation is MKKSYKEYLKNITTFIFDVDGVLTDGSVLVTTEGEMLRKMSVKDGYALKVAITKGYNICIITGGTNEGVKKRLQGLGITDFYMGSHHKVEALEEYLDIYGIDPVNVLYMGDDIPDIPALKEVGVASCPHNAVPEVRAICDYISHINGGSGCARDVIEQVLKVRGDWMDNFSAAND
- a CDS encoding Maf-like protein, whose translation is MLKELLKDYRLILASGSPRRKQFFEEMGLNFEIRLRPVEEVYPSNLKGSEISDYLSKLKASAFEGQLKPMEILITSDTVVWYNDTSLAKASDANEAFEMISQLSGDWHEVITSVCFTTTERQSVKNSITKVKFKDLTDAEINYYIKNYQPFDKAGAYGIQEWIGLIGIEQIQGSYTNVVGLPTQMVYETLQDMVDK
- a CDS encoding septum formation inhibitor Maf; its protein translation is MFKKWLALEASIIFLAILFTGLESCKPKNDLENKEETKVDKTNAEMPKKKLSQEFKDYWYSGTAEITSYKLEQARYGEIREGKAVMIYVTEPFLKDKQVKADNSNPDNIPVLKLNATKKYLTGIYPYSIMTSTFYPIYYNQHAIKVSFSAQEWCGHVYAQLNNRDNFEVQSHSYFESEADQDLVLEKAILENELWNKIRISPEDLPQGSLMIIPSLEFTRLRHKELKAYSANAELKKNEEVYTYEINYPELERTLTINFSASFPYTIDSWTETFPSGFGSNAQLLTSKATKIKSINTPYWQQNGNKDLYLRDSLGL
- a CDS encoding mechanosensitive ion channel domain-containing protein gives rise to the protein MEGFIADHKSSLLFSLILFILIVSLKIIFTSIVRKVGKLGDFNPVRTNLIIKYINIVLTIISIITLTFIWGVNYRDLGVLLSSVFAVIGVALFAQWSILSNITAGVIIFFSFPFKIGNTIRILDKDILDSDNPERDVFVIEDIKAFHLHLRSSKGEIITYPNNMVLQKGVVIISTYKDDEIDADKENI
- a CDS encoding PIG-L family deacetylase — its product is MRRIAIFFFLCILLGNPLSAQAPKNHSPADIYHEIQKLNFLGTALYIAAHPDDENTRLISYLSNNVHARTGYLSMTRGDGGQNLIGPELRELLGVLRTQELLAARRVDGGEQMFTRAVDFGYSKNPKETLEIWDKDMVLGDVVTAIRKFKPDVIVNRFDHRSPGTTHGHHTSSAMLSVEAFDLANDPTAFSDRLENTETWQPKRLFFNTSWWFYGSQEKFEKADKSRLLNVDIGTYYPMLGMSNNEIASLASSQHLCQGFGRLSSRGSEEEYLELLKGDMPKNKENLFEGINTSWTRVEGGDKIGAILNKVEAEFNFKDPSVHLADLVKAYQLLQGIGDEHWKELKSKELKAIIEEVAGLHLEAFTTQGYSNPGESIVINLEAINRSNKKINLESVAINGETKLSEPIDLKDNELFRKELKITIPKSADYTGPYWLMEKGTLGTYSVTNMELIGKPETPRAFKATFNLKLEGVSIPIDKTVSYKYGRPDKGEIYQPFEIVPKATSQLQDKVIIFSNNTSKQIPVTVKSHKDNVTGSVSLKVGQDWILDTPSQTFSIEKNGDEQTLIFTLTPPSSENETSLTSVVHIDGEDISKEMVTIAYDHIPTQTVLMPSEAKVVRLNIHKAGQNIGYIMGAGDDVPTSLEQIGYTVHTIDPLDITENSLDKYDAVVLGIRAYNVVNELSFKQKYILDYAKQGGTVIVQYNTAGRWADQFENIAPYELQISRDRVTNENSEVKIIAQDHDLVNYPNKITPDDFKGWVQERGLYFPDKWSKEFTPILEMKDEGENATKGSLLVAPYGEGHYIYTGLSFFRELPAGVPGAYKLFSNMLSIGKDNLTKKEQVKG